One part of the Bacteroidota bacterium genome encodes these proteins:
- a CDS encoding alpha/beta hydrolase, translating to MKNWKVISLGIFIAYLLFAQSCLRMRTSDSEAIKIFKTAGVAIILNNFIDSTNALHFAKTGNDSLPTLLFVHGSPGSWNAYEKYLLDIDLCKKYRLISIDRMGFGYSHFNQAQNLQSHSDIINKLLKSIDNNKPVYVIGHSYGGPVVANMAADNARINGIVIIAGALSATLEESEKWRKIFINNPLEYLVPGALNPSNKELYWLKDDLKVLDKKLNQIHCKVVVIHGTKDQLVPYENTLFMKNNLTAADTIKIVSITDENHFIPWNNFELVKKELMLLE from the coding sequence ATGAAAAACTGGAAAGTAATAAGCTTAGGTATTTTTATTGCTTATTTGTTGTTTGCCCAAAGTTGCTTACGCATGCGTACCAGCGATTCGGAGGCAATAAAAATTTTCAAAACAGCAGGTGTAGCCATAATACTCAATAATTTTATAGACAGTACAAATGCGTTACACTTTGCTAAAACGGGCAATGATAGCCTGCCTACACTCCTATTTGTGCATGGTTCACCGGGCAGTTGGAATGCCTATGAGAAATATTTATTGGATATTGATTTATGCAAAAAATACAGGCTTATTAGTATTGACAGAATGGGATTTGGTTATAGTCATTTTAACCAGGCACAAAACTTACAAAGTCATAGTGATATAATTAATAAGCTCCTAAAAAGTATTGATAACAATAAACCCGTTTATGTAATTGGCCATTCGTACGGAGGGCCTGTTGTAGCTAATATGGCTGCTGATAATGCACGTATAAATGGTATTGTTATTATTGCCGGGGCTTTAAGTGCAACACTTGAAGAATCTGAAAAATGGCGTAAAATATTTATCAATAACCCACTTGAATATTTAGTTCCAGGTGCATTGAACCCAAGTAATAAAGAACTTTACTGGCTTAAAGATGATTTAAAGGTTTTAGATAAAAAGCTGAATCAAATTCATTGCAAGGTAGTAGTTATACATGGTACCAAAGACCAATTGGTGCCTTATGAAAATACACTCTTTATGAAAAATAATTTAACTGCTGCTGATACCATAAAAATAGTAAGCATAACGGATGAAAACCATTTTATTCCCTGGAACAATTTTGAATTGGTAAAAAAGGAATTAATGCTTTTAGAATAA
- a CDS encoding T9SS type A sorting domain-containing protein codes for MLKKILATLFTLLILDLSAQVSISNYLLTTGNNASLLQTNGSAFDDIDMSIGTTILLGGSNTNTQSSTLSPIGFDFFINGTRQTTFNVTTNGFIGIGNFATPGVGWLVGSGVKLAPFLTSGTTSMGTGLTGRIHYKVIGSYPTRVCVIEFLNMVVTSALTQDTTTFQARLYEENGSIEYVYGAMRVGANAPVNYNIGFQFTNLIYQNINTTTNTTSTTSSAANTASTVAVISQLNSFANGSRKYYRYVPTPPNEPTNLTFSNITSSGMTLNWTDASNETGYALYRSLDDITYTWVANFGANSIGTTQTGLPAGTDIYWKLFSFRESIASPLVGVATTLPPPRITPVSDGNWNNPLIWSSGTVPLSSDTVEISTGRTVTISATGAVCASLEVKGNLVYGSSVGGLTVGSDIVVFGGGNFNAGTSALTTHALIIGGTNTATNQGNLTVDGIFDMNTTAAVTTTFAGNLNGTLSGAGSTIDFASITVNKGTTNVATIEVVTPITQAIATNIVTSRLTITNGTLKMSGPCNISPFYGGSSVVLTSLTGKLWLNNAGCFLNTTVVTGFGAAFIQGELRIDDGTITLGNGGNTSTITGILRINGGTLNVLGGLTIQNTVTSNFIMTGGNVNIDPQATAVLNAFNACLNINSQSSFTWSGGNITIIDPHSTGTGNAVLIASGGTKSVTGGTLKIGNGVSTTASAASPLNTSGFGINSQIDLYNVEISNTIGSSNTRLARLTGPLTVLNKLEIRSNAYLFLGNAATGATLTVKGACINDGVLAGSEPSGTQSIGTLSFEGTSAQTFSGAGSTFNTNTIAFNNNNGVTLTNGINWSFVRANLLKGLVSNGANLTIGSASFAPTIQIGGVDELTTAGNFSTIPAFNTTAGSASYIYGPSSSTLTTGSFNEMVSGPQTLLSLNVNDAQGLTSNRNITTTGLTLGGGNLAMGTNNLTIGTSLASVGTLTRTSGLVSFTTGTFTRWYATGSTPVSGYTNGFPLAVGANDRSVFIGTSSALTTGGSITVNCNNVFGTSNIVPSFIENGVNVDRRTNSNWTVTKSTGLNLGGATLSLKLTGQGISGVTNVADLRMVKVNGVAAGVSVNGSGSLTIPEVNRTFTQATFPSTDNYYFGGNATTNLLSASFTAVTNGDWNTPATWDAGAVPGLLNDVVIPSPFSVTVSSGTASASNIDISSGGTLSIAAGTLNTSNNITVNGTLTQTGGSVNVTGGSLNGLTIASGATANLSGGSFAIGATGGDNRTLNVNGTLNVSATSSLTINGNLILANGSTFNQSGGTISVDGNSGTVGTSVASGTSHIAINTSNLNCTAGTIILVDPPHSSYALLSTQSLRINTTANLTAFSGTHTFQFGDGVSTTVGNTNGFNIETKRSGVVPIQNVVVNAGAATGRWASSSFTSGSFGTHIKGNLTINAGSEFRHTTNTQLAIGGNIINNGILTIAHPVASTQLFTLGGNGYTITNAQTISGTGSFRNSTTASTGAFTNINITNGTGLTLATTSQSFGVSGTLTIGAVNITTGTNAIKINSTGTLSRTTGYIVGNLTRNFATGSSVAKTFEVGSATGYLPTTVTFPSITTAGDMTVSNTAGDHPQIATSCLNASASINRYWSLTNSGIAPVNYNITLNYLSADNDASISLSNVRGQLYNGSSWSGNTNAGATTTSATINGLTGMGDIQLAEFAAFPVSVTIATASTTVCNGTSVTFTATPTNGGSAPTYVWKKNGVTVGTNANTYIDATLVNNDAITCTLTSNSVCALTPTAVSNTVTMTVNTTVAGSVGGGTSVCPSSTSGVLTLTGNTGSVVRWESAVSPFSTWTTIANTTATYTSGALTQTTQFRAVVQLGSCTAANSTATTVTVTPGTTGGAVTGGTTICPSTTSGTLTLSGNVGSVVRWESSVAPFSTWTTIANTTTTYTSGTLTQTTQFRAVVQNGSCTAANSTPTTVTVSAGSVGGAVAGGTTICSGSTSAALTLSGHTGTIVRWESSVAPFSTWTTIANTTTTYTSGALTQTTQFRAVVQNGSCSTATSTTTTVTVDATSVGGAVTGGTTICSASTSGTLTLAGYTGTIVRWESSVAPFSTWTTIANTTTTYTSGALTQTTQFRAVAQSGSCAAANSTPTTVTVDVPSVGGTIAGGTTICSGSTSAALTLSGNTGSVVRWESSVAPFSTWTTIANTTTTYTSGALTQTTQFRAIVQNGSCATASATPTTVTVTAGSVGGAVTGGTTICSGLTSAALTLAGHTGTIVRWESSVAPFSTWTTIANTTTTYTSGALTQTTQFRAVIQNGSCATANATPTTVTITAPSVGGTVAGGTTICSGATSAALTLSGNTGSVVRWESSVAPFSTWTTIANTTTTYTSGALTQTTQFRAVVQNGSCATANATPTTVTVDVPSVGGAVAGGTTICAGSTSAALTLSGHTGTIVRWESSVAPFSTWTTIANTTTTYTSGALTQTTQFRAVVQSGSCNTANATPTTVTVNPGSVGGTVAGGTTICSGATSAALTLSGNTGTVVRWESSVAPFSTWTTIANTTTTYTSGALTQTTQFRAVVQNGSCVTANSTPTTVTVDAPSVGGTIAGGTTICSGSTSAALTLSGHTGTIVRWESSVAPFSTWTTIANTTTTYTSGALTQTTQFRAVVQSGSCTPANATPTTVTVTAGSVGGTVAGGTSICSGSTSAALTLSGNTGSVVSWESSVAPFSTWTTIANTTTTYTSNTLTQTTQFRAVVQSGSCATANATPTTVTVSPGSVGGTVAGGTTICSGATSAALTLSGHTGSVVSWESSVSPFSTWTTIANTTTSYTSGALTQTTQFRAVVQSGSCTSAASTPTTVTVGTGSIWTGTVSGAWSNAGNWCGSVPTVGSDVTINSGTPNNPIITTSATINNLTIASGASLTVTGAGSNIAITGTITNNGTFTTTGGTVIFAGSTTQTIPAMIYGGLMITGGSNKTLAGNTTVNGTLSLSSGTVTLGSNNLTIGSAGSISGGSTSSYIVTDGTGKLTQSNIGATGRTGSILYPVGISSSSYTPVSVNNAGTNDDFSVRVINGAYNSYTGETPGGSAIANNAVDKTWFVTEGVAGGSNASLSFQWNGSNELSGFTRGTCYGAHYTTTWLGGATSAATGSNPYTQTLTGVTSFSPFGVGSNGTLPVKYLSFNGSLNNNISTIVWATAGEINNAGFDVERSFDNKTFTKVAFVKGNGTTNNTSKYEYTDIIGGNNVNAVYYRLKQIDFDAVYNYSKTILLINNQNEIEETAAVYPNPFNHNLTIDINSFNNKNVEVVITDLNGKTIGSQVFDLNIGITKLDISTMSTNLQSGIYFVKTITDSKTQTFKVVKQ; via the coding sequence ACTAATACTACTTCTACCACTTCGTCAGCGGCTAACACTGCTTCTACGGTAGCAGTAATTTCTCAATTAAACAGTTTTGCCAATGGTTCAAGAAAATATTACAGGTATGTTCCCACACCACCTAACGAACCGACTAATTTAACATTTTCAAACATTACTTCATCAGGTATGACTTTAAACTGGACCGATGCAAGTAACGAAACAGGTTATGCACTTTACCGTTCATTAGATGATATTACTTACACGTGGGTGGCTAATTTTGGTGCCAATTCAATAGGAACAACCCAAACAGGATTACCTGCAGGTACTGATATTTACTGGAAGTTATTTTCATTCAGAGAATCAATTGCCAGTCCTCTTGTTGGGGTAGCAACTACTTTACCCCCTCCAAGAATTACACCTGTTAGTGATGGTAATTGGAATAATCCGCTTATCTGGTCATCAGGAACAGTTCCATTAAGTTCTGATACCGTTGAAATTTCAACCGGAAGAACAGTAACTATTTCGGCAACGGGTGCAGTTTGCGCTTCATTAGAGGTAAAAGGAAACCTTGTATATGGTAGCAGCGTAGGTGGTTTAACTGTTGGAAGTGATATAGTTGTATTTGGTGGCGGTAATTTTAATGCAGGAACAAGTGCACTTACTACACATGCTTTAATTATTGGAGGTACTAATACCGCAACTAACCAAGGTAATTTAACGGTAGATGGAATATTTGATATGAATACCACTGCAGCAGTTACCACAACATTTGCAGGAAATTTAAATGGAACTTTAAGTGGAGCCGGCTCCACTATTGATTTTGCTTCCATAACAGTTAACAAAGGAACTACGAATGTTGCAACTATTGAAGTTGTAACACCAATAACGCAAGCAATAGCAACCAACATAGTTACTTCACGTTTAACTATTACCAATGGAACACTTAAAATGTCGGGTCCTTGTAATATTAGTCCTTTTTATGGCGGTTCAAGTGTAGTACTTACCAGTCTTACCGGTAAATTATGGTTAAATAATGCCGGATGTTTTCTTAATACAACTGTAGTTACCGGCTTTGGCGCTGCTTTTATACAAGGAGAATTAAGAATTGACGATGGTACAATAACTTTAGGTAATGGAGGTAATACATCAACTATTACTGGTATACTCAGAATAAACGGAGGTACTTTAAATGTATTAGGTGGATTAACTATTCAAAATACTGTTACCAGTAATTTCATTATGACTGGCGGTAACGTAAATATTGACCCTCAAGCCACAGCTGTATTAAATGCATTCAATGCTTGTTTAAATATTAATTCTCAATCAAGCTTTACGTGGAGTGGAGGTAATATTACTATTATTGATCCACACTCAACAGGAACAGGTAATGCTGTTTTAATAGCAAGTGGAGGAACAAAATCAGTTACAGGAGGAACACTTAAGATAGGTAATGGTGTTTCAACTACTGCCAGTGCTGCTAGTCCGTTAAATACTTCTGGTTTTGGTATCAATAGCCAAATTGATTTATATAATGTTGAAATCAGCAATACTATTGGTTCTTCAAATACAAGGTTAGCACGATTAACCGGGCCATTAACCGTTTTAAATAAATTAGAAATAAGAAGTAATGCTTACCTGTTTTTAGGTAATGCAGCTACTGGTGCTACTTTAACAGTTAAAGGTGCTTGTATTAATGATGGTGTATTGGCCGGAAGTGAACCCTCAGGTACACAAAGCATAGGTACCCTATCTTTCGAAGGTACGAGTGCACAAACTTTTTCAGGTGCAGGAAGTACTTTTAATACAAACACTATAGCATTTAATAATAACAATGGCGTAACGCTAACAAACGGAATCAATTGGTCATTTGTAAGAGCTAACTTATTAAAAGGATTGGTTTCAAATGGTGCCAACTTAACTATTGGAAGTGCTTCATTTGCTCCAACCATTCAAATAGGTGGTGTTGATGAATTAACAACTGCCGGTAACTTTTCAACTATTCCTGCTTTTAATACTACTGCCGGCTCAGCTTCTTATATATATGGGCCTAGTTCTAGCACACTTACAACCGGTTCTTTTAATGAAATGGTATCCGGCCCTCAAACTTTATTGTCACTAAATGTTAATGATGCACAAGGATTAACATCTAATAGAAATATAACAACCACCGGTTTAACATTAGGTGGTGGCAACTTAGCAATGGGTACTAATAATTTAACCATTGGAACCAGTTTAGCAAGTGTTGGAACACTAACCAGAACAAGTGGTTTAGTATCATTTACTACCGGTACTTTTACCAGATGGTATGCTACGGGTTCAACACCGGTAAGTGGTTATACAAATGGATTCCCACTTGCTGTTGGTGCTAACGACAGAAGTGTATTTATAGGTACTTCTTCAGCTCTTACAACTGGTGGTAGTATTACAGTTAACTGCAATAATGTTTTTGGTACAAGTAATATTGTTCCATCGTTTATTGAAAACGGTGTTAATGTAGACAGAAGAACAAACAGCAATTGGACTGTTACAAAATCAACAGGTCTTAATTTAGGTGGAGCTACCCTATCGTTAAAATTAACAGGACAAGGAATAAGTGGTGTAACGAATGTAGCTGACTTAAGAATGGTAAAAGTGAACGGTGTTGCAGCCGGAGTTTCTGTAAACGGAAGTGGCTCATTAACTATACCTGAAGTAAACAGAACCTTTACACAAGCTACTTTCCCTTCTACTGATAATTATTATTTTGGAGGAAACGCAACAACTAATTTATTATCGGCTTCATTCACTGCTGTAACCAATGGCGATTGGAATACTCCAGCTACTTGGGATGCGGGTGCTGTTCCTGGCCTATTAAATGATGTAGTAATACCTTCCCCTTTTTCAGTTACTGTTTCAAGCGGAACTGCTTCTGCCAGTAATATTGATATTTCAAGCGGAGGTACTCTTTCTATTGCAGCCGGTACATTAAATACATCAAATAATATTACTGTAAATGGAACTTTAACTCAAACCGGAGGCTCAGTTAACGTTACGGGAGGTTCATTAAACGGATTAACCATTGCATCGGGTGCTACTGCAAACTTATCAGGTGGTTCATTTGCTATAGGTGCTACCGGAGGTGATAACAGAACGCTTAATGTAAATGGAACATTAAATGTTTCGGCTACTTCTTCACTTACTATAAACGGTAACTTAATATTGGCTAACGGTTCAACTTTTAACCAAAGCGGTGGTACTATTAGTGTAGATGGTAATTCAGGAACAGTAGGAACTAGTGTAGCTTCAGGAACAAGCCATATTGCTATTAATACCAGTAACCTTAACTGTACTGCCGGAACAATTATTTTGGTTGATCCACCACACTCTTCTTATGCATTGCTTTCAACACAAAGTTTAAGAATTAACACTACCGCTAATTTAACCGCATTTTCAGGTACACATACTTTCCAGTTTGGAGATGGTGTAAGTACAACTGTTGGAAATACTAACGGATTTAATATTGAAACCAAAAGAAGTGGTGTTGTTCCAATTCAAAATGTAGTGGTTAACGCAGGTGCGGCTACAGGAAGATGGGCATCATCATCATTTACCTCAGGTTCTTTTGGTACTCATATAAAAGGAAATTTAACTATTAATGCGGGTTCGGAATTCAGACATACAACCAATACACAATTAGCTATTGGTGGAAATATTATAAACAATGGTATTTTAACCATTGCTCATCCTGTTGCTTCTACTCAGTTATTTACTTTAGGAGGTAACGGATATACCATTACCAACGCTCAAACTATAAGCGGTACCGGTAGTTTCAGAAACTCAACAACTGCATCAACAGGTGCATTTACCAATATAAACATAACCAATGGAACAGGTTTAACTTTGGCTACAACTTCACAAAGTTTTGGTGTAAGTGGAACTTTAACCATTGGTGCTGTAAATATTACAACAGGAACCAATGCCATTAAAATTAACTCAACCGGTACTTTATCTAGAACTACTGGTTATATTGTTGGAAATTTAACCAGGAATTTTGCAACAGGAAGTTCTGTTGCCAAAACGTTTGAAGTAGGAAGTGCCACTGGTTATTTACCTACAACCGTTACTTTCCCAAGTATAACTACTGCTGGTGATATGACGGTTTCAAATACTGCTGGAGACCATCCTCAAATTGCAACTTCTTGCTTAAACGCTAGTGCTTCTATAAACCGTTACTGGAGTTTAACAAATAGCGGTATTGCACCGGTTAACTATAATATTACTTTAAACTATTTAAGCGCTGATAATGATGCATCAATATCCCTTTCAAATGTTAGAGGCCAATTATACAATGGTTCTTCTTGGTCGGGTAATACAAATGCCGGTGCTACAACTACAAGTGCTACTATTAATGGATTGACCGGCATGGGCGATATTCAGTTAGCTGAGTTTGCAGCCTTCCCGGTTTCTGTTACTATTGCAACTGCTTCTACTACGGTGTGTAACGGTACTTCTGTTACCTTTACTGCCACTCCAACAAACGGAGGTTCTGCTCCTACTTATGTATGGAAAAAGAATGGTGTTACTGTTGGAACCAATGCTAATACTTATATAGATGCTACTTTGGTAAATAACGATGCTATTACTTGTACACTTACATCAAATTCTGTTTGTGCCTTGACTCCTACTGCAGTTTCAAACACCGTAACAATGACGGTAAATACAACTGTTGCCGGAAGCGTGGGCGGAGGAACAAGTGTTTGCCCTAGTTCAACAAGTGGTGTATTAACTTTAACAGGAAATACTGGTTCTGTAGTGAGATGGGAAAGTGCTGTATCACCTTTCAGTACCTGGACTACTATTGCTAATACTACAGCTACTTATACTTCGGGTGCATTGACTCAAACTACTCAATTCAGAGCAGTAGTGCAATTGGGTTCTTGTACAGCAGCTAATTCAACTGCAACTACAGTTACAGTAACGCCCGGTACAACAGGCGGAGCTGTTACAGGTGGAACAACTATTTGCCCTAGTACTACCAGTGGTACCTTAACTTTAAGTGGAAATGTTGGTTCAGTGGTAAGATGGGAAAGCTCAGTAGCGCCTTTCAGTACTTGGACTACTATTGCTAATACTACAACTACTTATACTTCGGGTACATTAACCCAAACTACTCAATTCAGAGCAGTAGTACAAAATGGTTCTTGTACAGCAGCTAACTCAACTCCAACTACTGTTACAGTAAGTGCCGGATCAGTTGGAGGAGCAGTAGCCGGTGGAACAACTATTTGTTCTGGTTCTACAAGTGCTGCTTTAACTTTAAGCGGACATACAGGTACTATTGTTAGATGGGAAAGTTCAGTTGCTCCTTTCAGTACCTGGACTACTATTGCCAATACTACAACAACTTATACTTCGGGCGCTTTAACACAAACTACTCAATTCAGAGCAGTAGTTCAAAATGGTTCTTGCTCTACAGCTACTTCAACTACTACAACGGTTACTGTTGACGCAACTTCTGTAGGTGGAGCGGTTACTGGCGGAACAACTATTTGTTCAGCTTCAACCAGTGGTACTTTAACTTTAGCCGGATATACAGGTACTATTGTTAGATGGGAAAGTTCAGTTGCTCCTTTCAGTACTTGGACAACTATTGCTAATACTACAACTACTTATACTTCGGGTGCTTTAACGCAAACTACTCAATTCAGAGCAGTAGCTCAAAGCGGTTCATGTGCTGCGGCTAACTCAACCCCTACTACGGTTACGGTTGATGTACCTTCTGTTGGTGGAACTATAGCAGGTGGAACAACTATCTGTTCTGGCTCAACCAGCGCAGCTTTAACTTTAAGTGGAAATACCGGTTCGGTAGTAAGATGGGAAAGCTCTGTGGCTCCTTTCAGTACTTGGACTACTATTGCCAATACTACTACAACTTATACTTCGGGTGCTTTAACTCAAACTACTCAATTCAGAGCAATAGTTCAAAATGGTTCATGTGCTACCGCTAGTGCAACTCCTACTACTGTTACGGTAACTGCCGGAAGTGTTGGTGGAGCTGTAACAGGTGGCACAACTATCTGTTCTGGTTTAACAAGTGCTGCTTTAACTTTAGCCGGACATACCGGTACTATTGTTAGATGGGAAAGTTCAGTGGCTCCTTTCAGTACCTGGACTACTATTGCTAATACTACTACAACTTATACTTCGGGCGCGTTAACCCAAACTACTCAATTCAGAGCAGTAATTCAAAATGGTTCTTGTGCTACGGCTAATGCTACTCCTACTACGGTTACTATTACTGCTCCTTCTGTTGGAGGAACTGTTGCAGGTGGAACTACTATTTGTTCCGGTGCTACCAGCGCAGCTTTAACTTTAAGTGGAAACACTGGTTCTGTAGTGAGATGGGAAAGCTCAGTAGCGCCTTTCAGTACTTGGACTACTATTGCTAATACTACAACTACTTATACTTCGGGCGCATTAACTCAAACTACTCAATTCAGAGCAGTAGTTCAAAATGGTTCTTGTGCTACAGCTAATGCAACCCCTACTACGGTTACGGTTGATGTACCTTCTGTTGGTGGAGCTGTTGCAGGTGGAACTACTATTTGCGCTGGCTCAACCAGCGCAGCTTTAACTTTAAGTGGACATACAGGTACTATTGTTAGATGGGAAAGCTCAGTAGCGCCATTCAGTACCTGGACTACTATTGCTAATACTACAACTACTTATACTTCGGGAGCTTTAACTCAAACTACTCAATTTAGAGCAGTGGTACAAAGTGGATCTTGTAATACAGCTAATGCAACTCCTACTACGGTTACGGTAAATCCGGGAAGCGTTGGTGGAACTGTTGCAGGCGGAACAACTATTTGTTCTGGTGCTACAAGTGCTGCTTTAACTTTAAGTGGAAATACTGGTACTGTGGTAAGATGGGAAAGCTCAGTAGCTCCTTTCAGTACCTGGACTACTATTGCCAATACAACAACAACTTATACTTCGGGTGCATTGACTCAAACTACTCAATTTAGAGCAGTAGTTCAAAATGGCTCATGTGTTACCGCAAACTCAACCCCTACTACGGTTACTGTTGATGCTCCTTCTGTTGGAGGTACAATAGCAGGTGGAACAACTATTTGTTCCGGTTCTACAAGTGCTGCTTTAACTTTAAGCGGACATACTGGTACTATCGTTAGATGGGAAAGCTCAGTAGCACCTTTCAGTACCTGGACTACTATTGCCAATACTACAACTACTTATACTTCGGGTGCTTTAACACAAACTACCCAATTCAGAGCAGTAGTTCAAAGCGGTTCATGTACACCTGCTAATGCAACTCCTACTACAGTTACTGTTACTGCAGGAAGTGTTGGAGGAACTGTTGCGGGTGGTACATCTATCTGTTCTGGTTCAACCAGTGCTGCTTTAACCTTAAGTGGAAATACTGGTTCGGTAGTAAGCTGGGAAAGTTCGGTAGCTCCTTTCAGTACATGGACTACTATTGCTAATACTACAACCACCTATACTTCAAACACTTTAACACAAACTACTCAATTTAGAGCAGTGGTACAAAGTGGATCATGCGCTACGGCTAATGCAACCCCAACAACTGTTACAGTAAGTCCGGGAAGTGTTGGTGGAACTGTTGCAGGTGGCACAACTATTTGTTCTGGTGCTACCAGTGCTGCTTTAACTTTAAGTGGACATACCGGTTCGGTGGTAAGCTGGGAAAGTTCGGTAAGTCCTTTCAGTACCTGGACTACTATTGCTAATACAACTACTTCTTATACTTCGGGTGCATTGACTCAAACTACTCAATTCAGAGCAGTAGTACAAAGTGGTTCTTGTACCAGTGCAGCCTCTACTCCTACTACAGTAACTGTTGGTACAGGAAGTATTTGGACGGGAACGGTAAGTGGCGCATGGAGCAATGCAGGTAACTGGTGTGGTAGCGTACCAACTGTAGGAAGTGATGTAACTATTAATTCAGGAACTCCTAATAATCCAATCATTACTACATCAGCGACTATTAATAATTTAACCATTGCAAGCGGAGCCTCACTAACTGTAACAGGTGCAGGAAGCAACATTGCAATTACTGGAACAATAACCAATAACGGAACATTTACAACCACAGGTGGCACGGTAATATTTGCTGGTAGTACAACTCAAACCATTCCAGCTATGATATATGGTGGACTAATGATTACCGGAGGTTCAAACAAAACATTGGCTGGTAATACCACGGTAAATGGCACTTTATCTTTAAGCAGTGGTACCGTTACACTTGGAAGTAATAACTTAACTATTGGAAGTGCCGGAAGTATTTCTGGAGGTTCGACATCTTCATATATTGTAACAGATGGAACTGGTAAACTAACTCAATCTAATATAGGAGCAACTGGCAGAACAGGTAGTATTTTATATCCTGTTGGAATAAGCAGTTCTTCATATACTCCGGTATCTGTAAACAATGCCGGTACTAATGATGATTTCAGTGTAAGGGTAATTAATGGTGCTTACAACAGCTATACAGGAGAAACTCCGGGAGGTTCAGCTATTGCTAATAATGCAGTTGATAAAACATGGTTTGTTACTGAAGGCGTTGCCGGTGGTTCAAATGCGAGCTTAAGCTTCCAGTGGAACGGTAGCAATGAATTATCAGGATTTACAAGAGGTACTTGTTACGGTGCGCATTATACCACTACCTGGTTAGGGGGTGCAACCAGTGCAGCTACAGGCTCTAATCCATATACACAAACTTTAACAGGTGTTACTTCATTCTCTCCATTTGGAGTTGGTTCAAACGGAACATTACCTGTTAAATATTTAAGTTTTAACGGTTCGTTAAACAACAATATTTCAACTATTGTATGGGCTACTGCAGGAGAAATAAACAATGCAGGATTTGATGTAGAAAGAAGTTTTGACAACAAAACATTTACTAAAGTAGCCTTTGTTAAAGGTAATGGAACAACTAATAATACCAGCAAATATGAATATACTGATATTATTGGAGGCAATAATGTAAATGCTGTTTACTACCGATTAAAACAAATAGATTTTGATGCAGTTTATAATTACTCTAAAACTATTTTATTAATCAATAATCAAAACGAAATAGAGGAGACTGCAGCTGTTTATCCTAATCCATTTAACCATAACCTTACTATTGATATTAACTCATTCAACAATAAAAATGTTGAAGTGGTAATAACTGACTTAAATGGAAAAACGATTGGTAGCCAGGTATTCGACTTAAATATTGGAATCACTAAACTGGATATCTCAACTATGAGTACTAATTTGCAATCAGGTATTTATTTTGTAAAAACAATTACTGATAGCAAAACCCAAACATTTAAAGTTGTTAAACAATAA